One stretch of Dehalococcoidia bacterium DNA includes these proteins:
- a CDS encoding cobyric acid synthase gives MGGRLLMVQGTMSHVGKTVLVAALCRIFLQDGLRVAPFKAQNMALNSFVTPDGLEIGRAQAMQAEAAGVPPAVEMNPVLLKPEADHRSQVVVMGRPMGSCSAAEYHRLKPSLLPLVLEALERLRSRYDVVVMEGAGSPAEVNLKTHDIVNMGVARRVGAPVLLVGDIDRGGVFAQLVGTVELLEPEERSLVKALVINKFRGDKSLLLPGLRFLEERTGLPVAGVVPYDPGLSLPEEDSVALEMVPRRADGVLDVAAVRLPRIANFDDLDPLRREAGVGLRFVTRGDELGSPDLVVIPGTKTTIADLEQMRSSGIAEAITRAVSAGTAVVGICGGFQMLGLAVLDPQGVESDRAQARGLGLLPVSTVFRPAKTTHQVEARVEADRGLLEGCRGMAIRGYEIHMGESWGEADSPFLLVSRSGEACRVPDGALSRDGWLLGTYIHGLFHNRDLRRRLLRNLARRKGVSLPESTEGEDDPYDRLAALVRAHLDMGLIYRLLGLEG, from the coding sequence ATGGGCGGCCGCTTGCTGATGGTCCAGGGCACCATGTCCCACGTGGGCAAGACCGTGCTGGTGGCCGCCCTTTGCCGCATATTCCTCCAGGACGGCCTCCGAGTGGCACCTTTCAAGGCCCAGAACATGGCCCTCAATTCCTTCGTCACCCCCGACGGACTGGAGATAGGCCGTGCCCAGGCCATGCAGGCCGAGGCTGCGGGCGTGCCCCCAGCGGTGGAGATGAACCCGGTCCTCCTCAAGCCCGAGGCCGACCACCGCAGCCAGGTGGTGGTCATGGGCCGGCCCATGGGTTCCTGCAGCGCCGCCGAGTATCACCGTCTGAAGCCCTCCCTTCTGCCGCTGGTGCTGGAGGCCCTGGAGCGGCTGCGCTCCCGCTACGACGTGGTGGTGATGGAAGGCGCGGGCAGTCCCGCCGAGGTGAACCTGAAGACCCACGACATCGTCAACATGGGCGTGGCGAGGCGAGTGGGCGCGCCGGTGTTGCTGGTGGGCGACATCGACCGCGGCGGGGTCTTCGCCCAACTGGTGGGCACGGTGGAGCTGCTGGAGCCCGAGGAGCGGTCGCTGGTGAAGGCCCTGGTCATCAACAAGTTCCGCGGGGACAAGTCGCTTTTGCTGCCTGGCCTGCGCTTCCTCGAGGAACGAACGGGCCTGCCTGTGGCCGGAGTGGTGCCCTACGACCCGGGCCTCTCGCTGCCGGAAGAGGACTCGGTGGCCCTGGAAATGGTGCCCCGGCGGGCGGACGGCGTCCTGGACGTGGCCGCCGTGCGCCTGCCGCGCATCGCCAACTTCGACGACCTGGACCCCCTGCGCAGAGAGGCAGGGGTGGGCCTGCGCTTCGTCACCAGGGGCGACGAGCTGGGGAGCCCCGACCTGGTGGTGATCCCCGGAACGAAGACCACCATCGCCGACCTTGAACAGATGCGGTCGAGCGGGATCGCCGAGGCCATAACGCGTGCAGTATCGGCAGGCACGGCCGTGGTAGGCATCTGCGGCGGCTTCCAGATGCTGGGGCTGGCAGTGCTGGACCCCCAGGGCGTGGAGAGCGACAGGGCTCAGGCCCGAGGGCTGGGCCTGCTCCCCGTCAGCACCGTCTTCCGTCCTGCCAAGACCACCCATCAGGTGGAGGCCCGAGTGGAGGCCGACCGCGGTCTGCTCGAGGGATGCCGAGGGATGGCGATACGGGGCTACGAGATCCACATGGGAGAGTCATGGGGCGAGGCCGATTCCCCCTTCCTGCTGGTCTCTCGCTCTGGCGAGGCGTGTCGCGTCCCCGATGGCGCCCTGAGCCGGGACGGCTGGCTGCTGGGCACCTACATTCATGGACTGTTCCACAACCGCGACCTGCGGCGGCGGCTCTTGCGCAATCTGGCCCGTCGCAAGGGGGTGTCCCTGCCCGAGTCCACCGAGGGGGAGGACGACCCCTACGACCGACTGGCAGCCCTGGTGCGCGCCCACCTGGACATGGGCCTCATATACCGTCTGCTGGGACTGGAGGGGTGA